Proteins co-encoded in one Lynx canadensis isolate LIC74 chromosome C1, mLynCan4.pri.v2, whole genome shotgun sequence genomic window:
- the EVA1B gene encoding protein eva-1 homolog B has protein sequence MDAPRRDMELLSNSLAAYAHIRANPESFGLYFVLGVCFGLLLTLCLLVISISCAPRPRPRAPAPRRDPRSSTLEPEDDDEDEEDTVTRLGPDDTLPGPELSAEPDGPLSVNVFTSAEELERAQRLEERERILREIWRTGQPDLLGTGTLGPSSTATGTLGRMHYY, from the exons ATGGACGCCCCCCGAAGGGACATGGAATTGCTCAGCAACAGCCTGGCGGCCTACGCACACATTCGCG CTAACCCCGAGAGCTTTGGCCTCTACTTCGTGCTGGGAGTCTGCTTTGGCCTGCTGCTAACGCTGTGCCTACTAGTCATCAGCATCTCCTGTGCGCCCCGCCCGCGGCCCCGGGCCCCTGCTCCGCGCCGGGACCCCCGCAGCAGCACCCTGGAGCCGGAGGACGACGATGAGGACGAAGAGGACACGGTGACGAGGCTGGGCCCCGACGACACGCTCCCAGGCCCAGAGCTGTCCGCCGAACCCGACGGGCCCCTGAGCGTCAACGTCTTCACGTCGGCGGAGGAGCTGGAACGGGCGCAGCGCCTGGAGGAGCGCGAGCGGATCCTGAGGGAGATTTGGCGCACCGGACAGCCGGACCTGCTGGGTACTGGCACGCTGGGGCCCAGCTCCACGGCCACAGGCACCCTGGGTCGTATGCACTATTACTGA